In the genome of Gloeotrichia echinulata CP02, one region contains:
- the gyrA gene encoding DNA topoisomerase (ATP-hydrolyzing) subunit A produces the protein MTTSQERIIPTDLRNEMSRSYLEYAMSVIVGRALPDARDGLKPVHRRILYAMHELGLTHDRPFRKCARVVGEVLGKYHPHGDTAVYDALVRMAQDFSMRSPLINGHGNFGSVDNDPPAAMRYTECRLQALTGAALLQDIESETVDFIDNFDGSQQEPTVLPSRIPQLLLNGSSGIAVGMATNIPPHNLGELIDALVALIHNPEITDLQLMQYIHGPDFPTGAQILGTAAIKEAYTTGRGSITMRGVANIETIEQRGRPEREAIIITELPYQTNKAALIEKIAELVNDKRIEGIADIRDESDRDGMRIVIELKRDAYPRVVLNNLYKQTPLQANFGANMLALVNGEPQILAIKQFLEVFLDFRIESIARRTRYQLRKAEERDHLLQGLLIALAHLDAIINLIRQAPDAPTAKGELITNYGLSEVQADAILQMQLRRLTALEADKIRTEHEDLQTQIADLQDILARRERVLEIIETEISQIKTSFATPRRTVITHAEGEIDERDLIANEKAIILITEQGYIKRMPVNTFEAQSRATRGKAGAKVKDDDTIEHFLTCCDHDSVLFFSDRGVVYCLKAYQIPIGSRTSRGTPIVQMLPIPKEEKITSIVPVDEFSSEEYLVMLTKGGNIKKTELAAFSNIRANGLIAISLEEGDQLRWVRRARVEDSVIIGSRQGMAIHFRCNQEQLRPLGRATRGVKAMKLKKGDELVGLDILPAAILDTLNTDSEAEIEEIETEEIENEESTEAASTVSVGPWVLVITMGGYGKRVPVGQFRLQNRAGQGLMATKFKNRKTKDQLATLRIVNNDEEEIMMVTSRGIIIRQAVNAISIQSRSATGVRVQRLDEDDAITGVAIVPPDTGEGVEEGE, from the coding sequence ATGACAACCTCACAGGAGAGGATTATCCCGACAGATCTGCGGAATGAAATGTCCCGATCTTATCTGGAATACGCGATGAGCGTAATTGTGGGTCGGGCGCTGCCAGATGCCAGGGATGGTCTGAAACCTGTGCATCGTCGCATTCTCTATGCGATGCACGAGCTGGGGCTAACTCATGACAGACCCTTTCGGAAATGCGCCCGTGTAGTAGGGGAAGTGCTGGGTAAATATCACCCCCACGGCGATACAGCAGTGTATGATGCCTTGGTGCGGATGGCGCAGGATTTTTCGATGCGATCGCCCTTAATTAACGGGCATGGGAACTTTGGTTCGGTAGACAACGATCCACCAGCGGCAATGCGATATACAGAATGTCGCTTGCAAGCTTTAACTGGTGCGGCGCTGCTGCAAGACATCGAATCGGAAACAGTAGACTTTATTGATAACTTCGATGGTTCCCAGCAAGAACCGACAGTTTTACCATCACGTATCCCCCAACTGCTGTTGAATGGTTCCTCTGGAATTGCAGTAGGGATGGCAACTAACATCCCACCGCATAATTTAGGTGAATTGATTGATGCGTTGGTAGCACTAATTCACAATCCCGAAATCACCGATTTGCAGTTAATGCAATATATCCACGGGCCAGACTTCCCCACTGGAGCGCAAATTCTGGGAACCGCAGCGATTAAAGAAGCATACACCACCGGGCGCGGTTCGATCACCATGCGTGGCGTCGCTAACATAGAAACCATTGAACAGCGAGGACGCCCGGAACGAGAAGCAATTATCATCACCGAATTGCCTTATCAAACCAACAAAGCAGCCCTAATTGAAAAAATTGCCGAGTTGGTGAATGATAAACGGATTGAAGGAATAGCAGATATTCGAGATGAAAGCGATCGCGATGGGATGCGAATCGTTATCGAACTCAAGCGTGATGCTTATCCCCGCGTCGTACTCAACAACCTTTACAAGCAAACCCCACTGCAAGCCAACTTTGGGGCGAATATGCTGGCGTTGGTGAATGGCGAACCCCAGATTCTCGCCATCAAACAGTTTTTAGAAGTCTTCCTAGATTTCCGCATTGAATCTATTGCTAGACGCACTCGCTACCAACTGCGAAAAGCTGAAGAACGCGACCATCTGCTACAAGGCTTATTGATTGCCCTGGCACATTTAGATGCAATTATTAACTTGATTCGCCAAGCACCTGATGCACCCACAGCCAAAGGTGAGTTAATTACAAACTACGGGCTTTCGGAAGTCCAAGCCGATGCAATTTTGCAGATGCAACTGCGGCGATTAACAGCCCTAGAAGCCGACAAAATTCGCACCGAACACGAAGACTTGCAAACCCAAATAGCCGATTTGCAGGATATTTTGGCAAGACGGGAAAGAGTTTTAGAAATAATTGAAACCGAAATTAGTCAAATCAAAACTAGCTTCGCCACACCCCGACGCACAGTAATTACCCACGCTGAAGGAGAAATCGATGAGCGTGACCTGATAGCGAATGAAAAAGCGATCATTTTGATCACAGAACAAGGTTACATCAAACGGATGCCAGTTAACACCTTTGAAGCTCAAAGCCGTGCTACCAGAGGCAAAGCCGGAGCTAAAGTCAAAGATGATGACACCATTGAACATTTCTTGACTTGCTGCGATCACGACAGTGTATTATTTTTTAGCGATCGCGGTGTTGTTTACTGTCTCAAAGCTTATCAAATTCCCATTGGTTCGCGGACCAGTCGCGGTACACCAATTGTACAAATGTTGCCGATTCCCAAGGAAGAAAAAATTACTTCCATTGTCCCGGTTGACGAGTTTAGTAGTGAAGAATATTTGGTGATGCTCACCAAAGGCGGCAACATCAAAAAAACTGAGTTGGCAGCCTTTAGTAACATTCGTGCCAACGGCTTGATTGCCATTTCTTTAGAAGAAGGCGACCAACTGCGGTGGGTACGACGGGCTAGAGTGGAAGATAGCGTGATAATTGGTTCACGTCAAGGGATGGCGATTCACTTTCGATGTAATCAGGAACAACTGCGTCCCCTAGGAAGGGCGACCAGGGGCGTGAAAGCCATGAAACTCAAGAAGGGTGATGAACTAGTAGGTCTGGATATTCTCCCCGCAGCCATTCTTGACACTTTAAATACAGACTCAGAAGCCGAAATCGAAGAAATAGAAACAGAAGAGATCGAGAATGAAGAGTCTACCGAAGCAGCAAGCACTGTTAGCGTTGGCCCTTGGGTGTTGGTGATTACTATGGGCGGATATGGTAAGCGCGTACCAGTAGGCCAATTCAGATTGCAAAATCGTGCCGGTCAGGGTTTAATGGCTACCAAATTCAAAAACCGCAAAACCAAAGACCAATTAGCCACCCTCCGCATTGTCAACAACGACGAAGAAGAAATCATGATGGTCACGAGTCGCGGTATTATTATTCGTCAGGCGGTGAATGCGATTTCCATACAATCGCGATCGGCTACTGGGGTGAGAGTACAGCGTTTAGACGAAGATGACGCAATTACCGGAGTAGCAATAGTTCCCCCCGATACTGGGGAAGGGGTCGAAGAGGGGGAATAG
- a CDS encoding META domain-containing protein, with amino-acid sequence MTQGFARITHSFVKSAFCLLLAFGCLLGFSGNAFAASDIDGSWVLNGRPTPVSLQVVAIFDNGKLFGRGYCNQYSASYKTFVPNKIRIVNFSSTKLPCDVSESQYFDALQTAQFYEVSGVSLSIFNRTPNSPLSFRR; translated from the coding sequence ATGACTCAAGGTTTCGCAAGAATTACTCATTCTTTTGTTAAGTCCGCTTTCTGTTTATTGTTAGCGTTTGGTTGTCTGCTTGGCTTTAGTGGTAACGCTTTTGCCGCATCAGATATTGATGGTTCATGGGTTCTTAATGGACGTCCAACACCAGTAAGTCTACAGGTTGTAGCTATATTTGACAACGGTAAACTTTTCGGTCGTGGATACTGCAATCAGTACTCCGCTAGCTACAAAACATTTGTCCCCAATAAGATCAGGATTGTAAACTTCAGTTCTACCAAATTGCCTTGCGATGTCAGTGAATCCCAGTATTTTGATGCACTACAAACAGCACAATTCTATGAGGTAAGTGGTGTTTCATTATCGATATTCAATAGAACGCCGAATAGTCCTTTAAGCTTCCGCAGATAA
- a CDS encoding histone deacetylase, which yields MLPVIYSDEFLDHRTGNYHPEKPERLTAIVKALKTSEFADKIEWRSPTPASAQPSLMSLISQAHTTAYINKVKEIASTGGGYLDGDTPVSPRSYDVALLAVSAWLDGVDAVLARENPSFVLARPPGHHAESHTGMGFCLFSNAAIAALYALKQPGINRVAIFDWDVHHGNGTQEIIQNQPQIAYCSLHQYPCYPGTGKASERGFHDNVLNLPVPPGSDITVYQPLLEKKVLPFLSDFQPDLLIVSAGYDANTADPLASINLLPGDYGLFTAYCLQLTRKIIFGLEGGYDLLTLSQSVVSTITTCLP from the coding sequence ATGCTGCCAGTCATCTATTCCGATGAGTTTCTGGATCACAGGACTGGAAACTACCATCCAGAAAAACCAGAACGCTTGACAGCCATCGTCAAAGCCCTCAAAACATCTGAATTTGCAGATAAAATTGAATGGCGATCGCCCACACCAGCATCAGCACAGCCATCACTGATGTCTTTGATTTCCCAAGCCCATACAACAGCCTACATCAACAAAGTTAAAGAAATTGCCTCTACTGGCGGCGGTTATTTGGATGGAGATACCCCAGTCTCTCCACGCAGTTATGATGTAGCATTATTGGCAGTAAGTGCCTGGTTAGATGGAGTGGATGCAGTTCTAGCACGAGAAAATCCCTCTTTTGTGCTAGCCCGTCCACCCGGACATCACGCTGAAAGTCATACCGGAATGGGCTTTTGCTTATTTTCTAATGCGGCGATCGCTGCTTTGTATGCCTTAAAACAACCCGGAATTAACCGCGTCGCCATCTTCGATTGGGATGTACATCATGGTAATGGTACTCAAGAGATCATCCAAAATCAGCCCCAAATCGCCTACTGTTCGCTACATCAGTACCCCTGCTATCCTGGAACTGGCAAGGCTTCCGAACGTGGTTTTCACGATAATGTATTAAATTTGCCTGTTCCTCCTGGTAGCGATATCACCGTATATCAGCCACTCTTAGAAAAAAAAGTATTGCCATTTTTATCTGACTTTCAGCCAGATTTACTCATCGTTAGTGCTGGTTATGACGCCAACACCGCCGATCCTTTAGCAAGTATTAATTTACTACCAGGGGATTATGGTTTGTTTACTGCTTATTGCTTACAGCTAACCCGGAAAATTATCTTTGGCTTAGAAGGCGGTTATGATTTGTTAACTCTTTCCCAATCAGTTGTCTCCACCATTACAACCTGTTTACCTTAG
- a CDS encoding SH3 domain-containing protein: MKNQASKLITGLALISTSVIINTGIANEIVLAKSKNPQKCDISAYVIDQNSQGLNVQSGASSKSRILGNVPVNETVKIVAALGNWVQITNASNGFKGTGWVSLPKLGISTRGYDTNGVDIHISPNQQSRKVRRIPPGENVKLLGCQGNWSLVEYQGIKGWLAREDQCGAALTSCS, translated from the coding sequence GTGAAAAATCAAGCTTCAAAATTAATAACGGGATTAGCACTCATATCTACAAGTGTAATCATAAATACTGGCATAGCTAATGAAATTGTCTTAGCCAAATCAAAAAATCCACAAAAGTGTGATATCTCTGCCTATGTTATAGACCAAAATTCCCAAGGTTTAAATGTGCAAAGTGGTGCAAGTAGCAAGAGTAGAATTTTAGGGAATGTCCCAGTCAATGAAACTGTTAAGATAGTTGCTGCTTTAGGAAATTGGGTACAGATTACCAATGCTAGTAACGGTTTTAAAGGAACTGGATGGGTATCTTTGCCAAAGTTAGGCATATCGACAAGGGGCTATGATACTAATGGCGTAGATATTCATATAAGTCCTAATCAACAAAGTCGAAAAGTCAGACGAATTCCCCCAGGTGAGAACGTCAAATTATTAGGCTGTCAAGGAAACTGGTCTCTGGTAGAATATCAAGGTATTAAAGGTTGGTTGGCAAGAGAGGATCAATGTGGTGCAGCTCTGACTAGTTGTTCTTAA
- a CDS encoding VOC family protein yields MTHQPAIEGIYEVCIGISEPISAIQYWEQFGYRIGQVGELSAVAANELYGVNSSLRSIRLDHQNADHGLIRLMIWENPTNPGLGTASMKVKGNRWATSLTADLLTILNHIEDAKAAGWDIRYTQPYWEVIYNKERKSRPFIDESIGVREMLLLQPLARQVLFQRFGYTLPYYGQISDRAAFKTSQFTHMGLIVQDDSKETLKFYEDVLGLLRVRDDVETSYESSPAGRDIFDLNPGEKFIVTAFDDPRSSQTDFTAARSGRLYLVRFPDSIKLESRFEAAQPGSLGISLYTYRVRGIETYCDRIRASSVQKITNTILNEFGENSFSFISPDNYFWTLLEA; encoded by the coding sequence ATGACTCATCAACCTGCTATTGAAGGTATCTATGAGGTCTGTATTGGTATCTCCGAACCAATTTCCGCCATTCAATATTGGGAGCAATTTGGTTATCGGATTGGTCAAGTGGGTGAATTATCTGCAGTCGCAGCTAATGAATTATATGGGGTAAATTCATCTTTACGTTCGATTCGCCTTGATCATCAAAATGCAGATCATGGCTTGATTCGGTTGATGATTTGGGAAAACCCAACAAATCCAGGGTTAGGAACGGCGTCAATGAAAGTTAAGGGAAATCGCTGGGCTACATCCTTAACTGCTGATTTATTAACTATCCTCAATCATATAGAAGATGCAAAAGCTGCAGGTTGGGATATCAGATATACCCAGCCTTATTGGGAAGTCATCTACAACAAAGAGAGAAAAAGCCGTCCTTTTATTGATGAGTCCATTGGGGTGCGAGAAATGTTATTATTGCAACCCTTAGCGCGACAGGTGTTATTTCAACGCTTTGGTTATACATTACCTTATTATGGACAAATTAGCGATCGCGCTGCTTTTAAAACTAGCCAATTTACCCACATGGGCTTAATTGTTCAAGATGATAGCAAAGAAACCCTGAAATTTTATGAGGATGTTTTGGGTTTACTGCGTGTGCGTGATGATGTCGAAACTAGCTATGAATCTTCACCAGCTGGTAGAGATATTTTTGACCTCAATCCTGGTGAAAAGTTTATTGTTACCGCCTTTGATGATCCGCGTTCCTCCCAGACTGACTTCACTGCTGCTCGTAGTGGCAGACTTTATCTTGTCAGATTCCCAGATTCTATCAAATTAGAATCGCGATTTGAGGCAGCCCAACCTGGTAGCTTAGGGATATCATTATACACCTATCGTGTGCGCGGAATCGAGACCTATTGCGATCGCATTCGCGCCAGTTCGGTGCAAAAAATTACCAACACCATTCTCAATGAGTTTGGTGAGAACAGTTTTTCCTTCATTTCCCCCGATAACTATTTCTGGACTTTATTAGAAGCGTGA
- a CDS encoding tellurite resistance TerB family protein: MGFHNMVLGTESQSQELLSPAEAVAAIILVATATDGYLSEEDAYYISSILSRMKLFRNYPQDIMNRLFEKFLGILRRDGVNTLFNTAKESLSQELREAAFAVAADLILTSNPVNEEEINFLADLSQALAVSIETRIQVVQVMLLKNRG, translated from the coding sequence ATGGGTTTTCACAATATGGTATTGGGCACAGAAAGTCAATCTCAAGAACTACTCAGTCCTGCGGAAGCTGTTGCTGCTATTATCCTAGTTGCCACAGCCACAGATGGTTATCTTTCTGAGGAGGATGCATACTATATATCCTCAATATTATCTCGGATGAAACTTTTTAGAAATTATCCCCAAGATATAATGAACAGGCTTTTTGAGAAATTCCTGGGCATTCTACGACGGGATGGTGTGAATACTTTATTTAATACAGCTAAAGAATCATTATCTCAAGAGTTGCGTGAAGCAGCCTTTGCGGTCGCGGCAGATCTAATATTGACTAGTAATCCAGTAAATGAAGAGGAAATCAACTTTTTAGCGGATTTATCTCAAGCTTTGGCTGTTTCCATTGAAACACGAATACAAGTTGTGCAAGTGATGTTGCTCAAAAATCGTGGATAG
- the hisC gene encoding histidinol-phosphate transaminase codes for MTNYFRANVDAMASYVPGEQPQRGTQIIKLNSNENPYPPSPSALAVLHNIDGEWLRRYPEPFGGEFRQAASKVLGVPSDWIIVGNGSDEVLNLVIRACAEPGRQVVYPMPTYVLYRTLCDAQAAEFTEIPYGEDYRLPIKELVATNGYVTFIASPNSPSGHIVPIDDLRKLAGQLSGVLVIDEAYTDFAEENALALVTEFENIIIIRTLSKGYSLAGLRLGFGVANPKLLQGLFKVKDSYNIDAIASAVATAAITDQAYKNATAAKIKASRTQLAKDLKQLGFRIWDSQTNFLLVQPPQENAEYLYQKLKEQKILIRYFQQPGLYNKLRITVGTDEQNQALVAALIDIMFG; via the coding sequence ATGACTAACTATTTCCGCGCTAACGTTGATGCAATGGCTAGCTATGTCCCCGGTGAACAGCCTCAACGTGGTACACAAATCATCAAACTTAACAGCAACGAAAACCCTTATCCCCCGTCCCCCTCAGCGTTGGCTGTGCTACACAATATTGATGGCGAATGGTTGCGCCGATATCCAGAACCCTTCGGGGGGGAGTTCCGACAAGCTGCTAGCAAAGTCTTAGGAGTTCCTAGTGATTGGATTATTGTTGGTAATGGTAGCGATGAAGTGTTAAATTTGGTAATTCGAGCTTGTGCAGAACCGGGACGACAGGTGGTTTATCCCATGCCAACATATGTTTTGTATCGCACGTTATGTGATGCGCAAGCTGCGGAATTCACGGAGATTCCCTACGGAGAAGATTACAGATTACCCATTAAAGAACTGGTTGCAACTAATGGTTATGTCACATTTATTGCATCGCCCAATAGTCCATCAGGGCATATCGTACCAATTGATGACCTGCGGAAATTAGCGGGACAGTTGTCTGGGGTTTTAGTGATTGATGAAGCCTACACAGACTTTGCTGAAGAAAATGCATTGGCTTTAGTCACCGAATTTGAGAATATAATTATAATTCGGACGCTTTCTAAGGGTTACTCCTTAGCAGGATTGCGCTTGGGGTTTGGGGTAGCAAATCCCAAATTACTGCAAGGATTGTTTAAAGTCAAAGATAGCTATAATATAGATGCGATCGCCTCTGCTGTGGCAACAGCTGCTATTACAGACCAAGCTTATAAAAATGCCACTGCTGCAAAAATTAAAGCATCGCGGACTCAGCTAGCAAAAGACTTGAAGCAATTAGGTTTTAGGATTTGGGATTCCCAAACCAACTTTTTGTTAGTACAGCCTCCACAAGAAAACGCCGAATATCTCTATCAAAAACTCAAAGAACAGAAAATTTTAATCCGCTATTTCCAGCAGCCCGGATTGTATAATAAACTACGTATCACTGTTGGTACAGATGAGCAAAATCAAGCCTTAGTCGCAGCGCTGATTGATATCATGTTCGGATAA
- a CDS encoding DUF1838 domain-containing protein, with protein sequence MLGQTQELEAQHWVKTRSSLDPSESTFLVWKGKIYTFIPGEKKQLLFKIVGMSVSRCLPTAEGSWEFTSRELTYYLDPQTEEIVRKWKNPWTGETLTVMHVANNPVQGHFQGKFPAQVEGDSTTFVFDIFPTYPNPLVDDPKFVEYSPQPIYQAAELFKLTVPTADLFNSELLSVSQLKLCWDRIGQWLPWMKMGDRPGSLIYSAIGSKVSGFSDLPPLLQDEINTRLPLYKQAPTSFLEGEDMTSWLSFQQHFDAYLAGVIFPIPAPEEL encoded by the coding sequence ATGCTTGGTCAAACTCAAGAATTAGAAGCCCAGCACTGGGTGAAAACCCGTTCTTCCCTCGATCCTAGCGAATCTACATTCCTTGTCTGGAAAGGTAAAATTTACACATTTATTCCCGGCGAAAAGAAACAACTCCTATTTAAGATCGTGGGTATGAGTGTGAGTAGATGTCTTCCCACCGCAGAGGGTAGCTGGGAATTTACCTCCAGGGAACTGACTTATTACCTCGACCCGCAGACAGAAGAAATTGTGCGAAAATGGAAGAATCCTTGGACTGGGGAGACGTTAACCGTGATGCACGTCGCAAATAATCCCGTACAGGGTCATTTTCAGGGTAAATTTCCCGCCCAAGTCGAGGGTGACAGCACAACCTTTGTATTTGATATCTTTCCCACTTATCCTAATCCTCTGGTAGATGATCCGAAATTTGTCGAATACAGCCCACAACCAATTTATCAGGCTGCGGAATTATTTAAGCTCACTGTCCCCACCGCAGATTTATTTAACTCAGAACTGCTTTCAGTTTCCCAACTCAAACTCTGTTGGGATAGAATTGGTCAATGGCTACCTTGGATGAAAATGGGCGATCGCCCCGGTTCTCTCATCTATAGTGCGATCGGCAGCAAAGTCAGTGGTTTTTCGGATTTACCACCACTCCTGCAAGATGAAATTAATACCCGCCTTCCTTTATATAAACAAGCGCCAACATCATTCCTGGAAGGAGAAGATATGACATCGTGGCTTTCCTTCCAACAGCACTTTGATGCTTATTTAGCAGGCGTTATCTTCCCTATTCCTGCGCCAGAAGAACTATAA
- a CDS encoding AAA-like domain-containing protein, with amino-acid sequence MVLNSEQAIKLANQAVFRRFHRGLTNVEIIIIQGAWEREEYDEIAVKYKYTTNYISKDVAPKLWKMLTDALGEKVKKNNFKQALQRYGEKQNLEKQFTNEYYLPSLELITVNSLQHNSNLRKATPFPYLVLSPQNFAAPEFYVDRYGLELLCYETLLQPGSLMRIKAPQLMGKTSLMERVLVKMANHGYRIVNLSLEMADRKTHLSNPNKLLRWFCFNLSRELGLPNLLDDYWDEEGMGAKVSCTTYLEEYLLTQADSPLIIYIDDIEALFPYPEVCEDFFGLLRSWYEKARSLQNWKKLRLAIAHTTDVYIRLNINYSPFNMGLAIDLPELTRYEVQLLAEQYGLTGDACLVDPLMQLVGGHPYLLQQAFFYLKNYPDVSLNQFLAEAQTDAGIYRHHLRRYWLSLQQQPELIAAFQTVITSIKPVRLEIISAYKLQSMGLVKLTLNEVEPHCQLYRSYFSELIRGCLKNT; translated from the coding sequence ATGGTTTTAAACTCAGAGCAGGCAATTAAACTTGCTAATCAAGCAGTTTTTAGAAGGTTCCATAGAGGCTTAACTAATGTTGAAATTATTATAATACAAGGAGCATGGGAACGAGAAGAATATGACGAAATTGCTGTAAAATACAAGTATACAACCAATTATATCAGTAAAGATGTTGCGCCCAAGCTTTGGAAAATGCTGACAGATGCTTTAGGAGAAAAAGTAAAAAAAAATAATTTCAAGCAAGCCTTGCAACGATATGGGGAAAAGCAAAATTTAGAAAAGCAATTTACAAATGAATATTACTTACCAAGCCTAGAATTAATAACTGTTAACAGCCTACAGCATAACAGTAACCTGAGAAAGGCTACACCTTTTCCGTATTTAGTTCTATCTCCACAAAATTTTGCGGCTCCAGAATTTTATGTGGATCGCTATGGTCTAGAATTGCTTTGCTATGAAACCCTATTGCAACCTGGTTCCCTGATGCGGATTAAAGCACCGCAATTAATGGGTAAAACCTCTCTGATGGAGCGAGTATTGGTTAAAATGGCAAACCACGGCTATCGTATAGTTAATTTAAGTTTGGAGATGGCAGATCGTAAAACTCATCTCAGCAATCCAAATAAATTGTTGCGTTGGTTCTGCTTTAATCTTAGCCGAGAACTTGGCTTACCTAATCTGTTAGATGACTATTGGGATGAAGAAGGTATGGGTGCTAAAGTAAGTTGCACAACTTACTTAGAAGAATATCTATTGACGCAAGCTGATAGCCCCCTAATTATATACATAGATGATATAGAGGCGCTTTTTCCTTATCCTGAAGTTTGCGAAGACTTTTTTGGATTATTGCGCTCTTGGTATGAAAAAGCTAGAAGCCTGCAAAACTGGAAAAAGCTGCGATTAGCTATCGCCCACACCACGGACGTTTATATTCGCCTGAATATTAATTACTCGCCTTTTAATATGGGATTAGCCATAGATTTGCCAGAATTAACTAGATATGAAGTTCAGCTACTTGCAGAACAATATGGATTAACTGGAGATGCATGTTTGGTAGACCCATTAATGCAATTGGTCGGTGGTCATCCTTATCTATTGCAGCAGGCATTTTTTTATCTGAAAAATTATCCCGATGTTAGCCTTAACCAATTTTTAGCAGAAGCTCAAACAGATGCGGGAATTTATCGCCATCATTTAAGAAGATACTGGTTGAGTTTGCAACAACAACCAGAACTAATAGCAGCATTTCAAACAGTTATTACTTCTATTAAACCAGTGCGATTGGAAATAATATCAGCTTATAAGTTGCAGAGTATGGGGTTGGTGAAGCTTACGCTTAATGAAGTTGAGCCGCATTGTCAATTGTATCGTAGTTATTTTAGCGAGCTGATTAGAGGATGTTTGAAAAATACTTAA